A DNA window from Candidatus Syntrophosphaera sp. contains the following coding sequences:
- a CDS encoding HIT family protein encodes MECAFCRITADKYLAENEHFFAIKDINPFTPGHCLIISKRHARDFFELESAEMEALREISLELKALLDKEYGPDGYNLLMNCGRAASQSVFHFHLHFLPRHNRDGKFFGLLRRFIH; translated from the coding sequence ATGGAATGCGCTTTTTGCCGGATCACGGCGGATAAATATCTGGCGGAGAATGAACACTTTTTCGCCATTAAGGACATCAATCCCTTCACACCCGGGCATTGCCTGATCATTTCCAAACGCCACGCGCGGGATTTTTTTGAGCTGGAATCCGCGGAGATGGAAGCTCTGCGGGAGATCAGTCTCGAACTTAAGGCACTGCTGGACAAAGAATACGGGCCCGACGGCTACAACCTGCTGATGAATTGCGGCCGGGCAGCAAGTCAAAGCGTCTTTCATTTCCACCTGCATTTCCTGCCGCGCCACAACCGGGACGGAAAATTCTTCGGCCTGCTACGCAGGTTCATTCACTAA
- a CDS encoding bifunctional metallophosphatase/5'-nucleotidase: protein MNKKLFFLALALFAGASLSALPLTIFYTGDTHGVYEASTDRETGLRRGGYLVLEQVLEQQRQMAPRSVYLDSGDQQTGTIFASLVENVELGGAVIVHGGAVIGVFNRLGLDASVFGNHEFDFSYRNTLDLARLAQYPIVSTNLLDRSTRQSVGGTPFSIIERDGLRIGIFGITLELLPEKVKAENVSSVRILPQADAIQMYLDEVDLKTDLIVVLSHQGFEADSLLAESLDDRVDLIIGGHDHIKAEQPILVNGKYLLYSGSHLNYLGKAELEVENDRVISIRNTLLPLVTESPRFQTPLADYIDGKVEQVKLQMQRLLGHITEDWVPDKHQSTALSRWVASSLKAEYQSLYAPDLAIINNGGLRKFIPAGPVTLGDMHELLPFNNTVVVFSCHGRDILILDELNALHAETRPHDICERTELEQPLDPEAVYKVVSHDYIAGQWDKYLGFKPFDVYDTGVPILDAMIRQFELQYGLREAEGWD, encoded by the coding sequence ATGAACAAAAAACTCTTTTTCCTCGCGTTGGCCCTGTTTGCGGGCGCCAGTCTGAGCGCGCTGCCATTGACGATCTTTTACACCGGAGACACCCACGGGGTCTATGAAGCCTCAACAGACCGGGAAACCGGCCTCCGGCGGGGCGGCTACCTCGTTCTGGAGCAGGTATTGGAACAGCAGCGGCAAATGGCCCCGCGCAGCGTGTATCTGGATAGCGGAGACCAGCAGACTGGCACCATCTTTGCCTCGTTGGTGGAGAACGTAGAGCTCGGCGGGGCGGTGATCGTGCACGGCGGCGCTGTGATCGGTGTTTTCAACCGCCTGGGCCTGGACGCCAGCGTTTTTGGCAACCACGAGTTCGATTTTTCCTACCGCAACACTCTCGACCTTGCCCGGCTGGCACAGTATCCCATCGTCAGCACCAACCTGCTGGACCGCTCCACTCGCCAGAGCGTGGGCGGAACGCCTTTTTCCATCATCGAAAGGGACGGCCTGAGGATCGGGATCTTCGGCATCACTTTGGAACTCCTGCCGGAAAAGGTGAAGGCCGAAAACGTGAGCAGCGTGCGCATTCTGCCGCAAGCCGACGCCATTCAGATGTATCTGGACGAGGTGGATTTGAAGACCGACCTCATCGTGGTCCTTTCGCATCAAGGCTTTGAGGCGGACAGTTTGCTGGCTGAGAGCCTGGACGACAGGGTGGACCTCATCATCGGCGGACACGACCACATCAAAGCTGAACAGCCCATCCTGGTGAACGGAAAGTATCTCCTCTACAGCGGATCGCATCTGAACTACCTCGGCAAAGCGGAACTCGAGGTGGAAAACGACCGCGTGATCTCGATCCGCAACACGCTTCTGCCCCTGGTGACGGAAAGCCCGCGCTTCCAGACCCCGCTGGCGGACTACATCGACGGCAAGGTGGAACAGGTGAAGCTGCAGATGCAGCGCCTTCTGGGCCACATCACAGAAGACTGGGTCCCGGACAAACACCAGTCCACGGCCCTCTCCCGCTGGGTCGCGAGTTCCCTCAAGGCCGAATACCAAAGCCTCTACGCCCCCGACCTGGCCATTATCAACAACGGCGGACTGCGCAAGTTCATCCCCGCCGGGCCGGTCACCTTGGGCGACATGCACGAACTGCTGCCCTTCAACAACACCGTGGTGGTCTTTTCCTGCCACGGCCGCGATATCCTGATCCTGGACGAACTGAACGCCCTCCACGCTGAGACCCGGCCGCATGACATCTGCGAGCGCACGGAACTGGAACAGCCCCTCGATCCGGAGGCTGTTTACAAAGTCGTTTCGCATGACTACATCGCCGGGCAGTGGGACAAGTATCTGGGCTTCAAGCCCTTCGACGTCTACGACACCGGCGTGCCCATCCTCGACGCCATGATCCGCCAGTTCGAACTGCAATACGGCTTGCGCGAAGCCGAGGGCTGGGATTGA